A genomic window from Flavobacterium azooxidireducens includes:
- a CDS encoding DUF808 domain-containing protein yields MASGFFALLDDIALLMDDVATMSKMATKKTAGILGDDLAVNAEKASGFVSSRELPVLWAITKGSALNKVIILPIAFLLSYFLPWLITIILILGGLYLAYEGAEKIYEYFFPHAPAKKVEAFKELSEAEILALEKGKIKSAIITDFILSVEIIIIAMGTVVGQDFWMQVMVVSVVAFIATVGVYGIVALIVRMDEAGYKLIQWSDGRNKILQSVGTLLVKALPRVIQVLAVVGTLALLLVSGGIFSHQLPALHHAVDFMPSMLLEFLLGLIVGLLCVFVVNIFKKIVKKKTVTE; encoded by the coding sequence ATGGCTTCAGGATTTTTTGCACTGTTAGATGATATTGCGTTGTTAATGGATGATGTAGCAACCATGAGTAAAATGGCTACCAAAAAAACAGCCGGAATCTTAGGCGATGATTTAGCCGTAAATGCCGAAAAAGCCTCTGGATTCGTGTCTTCACGAGAATTACCCGTATTGTGGGCAATTACCAAAGGTTCCGCTCTCAATAAAGTCATTATTTTACCCATTGCCTTTTTACTATCCTATTTTTTGCCTTGGCTCATTACGATTATTTTAATTTTAGGAGGATTGTATTTGGCGTATGAAGGTGCAGAAAAAATTTATGAATATTTTTTTCCACATGCTCCAGCAAAAAAAGTAGAAGCGTTCAAAGAATTATCAGAAGCAGAAATTTTAGCCCTGGAAAAAGGTAAAATTAAATCAGCCATTATAACCGATTTTATTCTTTCTGTTGAAATCATTATTATCGCCATGGGAACTGTTGTTGGTCAGGATTTCTGGATGCAAGTCATGGTGGTAAGTGTCGTTGCGTTTATTGCAACCGTTGGCGTTTATGGAATTGTTGCCTTGATTGTTCGTATGGACGAGGCAGGGTATAAGCTGATTCAGTGGAGTGACGGACGAAATAAAATACTTCAATCGGTAGGAACGCTTTTAGTAAAAGCATTACCACGCGTTATTCAAGTTTTAGCAGTCGTAGGAACACTTGCCCTGCTGTTAGTCTCTGGTGGAATATTTTCGCATCAATTACCTGCTTTACATCACGCGGTCGATTTTATGCCAAGCATGTTGCTTGAATTTTTACTGGGTTTAATCGTGGGTTTACTTTGCGTTTTTGTAGTGAATATTTTTAAGAAAATTGTAAAGAAAAAAACGGTTACGGAGTAA
- a CDS encoding sensor histidine kinase — protein sequence MRFFLYLFLVLIFALGKAQNVSENAKLQELKNCKTTQCKISKSFLLAEYYLETDDIQSSQKWLDSTKDLVSPVQSDTTTVFIHSLQSELFYYDGLFQFGTNEAEKAIQKAKQLQDNLLIANGYFFKGINQIEMNKLKEAEKSLWKSRDFQPENYSKSHIRSTIQHEHIFNNIAQLKLKIHQTDSAVWYNAKAYQFAKKASSKRGIPNVEQTFGQIYLNEKKMDSAVFYFQKSILSAQESEYFDIVLLNYGFLMQCFEDNQIENNRWYEKGLELINQKIINTTFQHYFYKIALYVFKKTNQVEKLSFVQEKLININDETRLKGNLNIQNITEQYSKNENKLLLLQVEELKKQRKFTILQLIAALLSVIILSLIIIIIRRKNKIQKTLLQQKSEISKDLHDDIGSGLSSILIHADLLMKNEETSEKQKILASKINLTGKEISQRLNTFIWSLNTEQNTLQHFSEYVKLYGATLFDETPITFSFNTTVEDSETIKMNGQLRKNLFYAIKEVLNNSLKHAQATKIDVKMKLISSKQLQIIIQDNGTGINKENAFGNGLKNIQNRVEQMNGTFSMKTQNGLLTILTIPL from the coding sequence ATGAGATTTTTTTTATACTTATTTTTAGTATTGATTTTCGCTCTCGGAAAAGCTCAAAATGTATCGGAAAATGCTAAATTACAAGAACTCAAAAACTGCAAAACGACGCAATGCAAGATTTCTAAATCATTTCTTTTGGCAGAATATTATTTGGAAACCGATGACATTCAATCTTCGCAAAAATGGTTGGATAGTACAAAAGATTTAGTTTCACCTGTACAATCTGACACCACAACTGTTTTTATTCACAGTCTGCAATCCGAACTTTTTTATTACGACGGATTATTTCAATTTGGCACAAATGAAGCCGAAAAAGCCATCCAAAAGGCAAAACAACTTCAAGATAATTTATTGATTGCCAATGGTTATTTTTTTAAAGGAATTAACCAGATTGAAATGAATAAGTTGAAAGAAGCGGAAAAATCATTGTGGAAATCAAGAGATTTTCAGCCGGAAAACTACAGTAAATCGCACATCAGAAGTACCATTCAACACGAACATATTTTCAATAACATTGCTCAATTGAAGTTGAAAATTCATCAAACAGATTCTGCCGTTTGGTATAATGCAAAAGCCTATCAATTTGCAAAAAAAGCAAGTAGTAAAAGAGGAATTCCTAATGTTGAACAGACTTTTGGTCAAATTTATCTGAATGAAAAGAAAATGGATAGTGCTGTTTTCTATTTTCAAAAGAGTATTCTTTCTGCTCAAGAAAGTGAATATTTTGATATAGTTCTGCTTAATTATGGTTTTTTGATGCAGTGTTTCGAAGACAATCAAATAGAGAATAATCGATGGTATGAAAAAGGACTGGAATTAATCAATCAAAAGATTATTAACACCACATTTCAACATTATTTCTACAAAATTGCTTTGTATGTTTTTAAAAAAACAAATCAAGTTGAAAAGCTTTCTTTCGTTCAGGAGAAATTAATCAACATCAACGATGAAACACGTTTAAAAGGGAATTTGAACATTCAAAATATCACCGAACAATATTCTAAGAACGAAAATAAACTCCTTTTACTTCAGGTTGAAGAATTAAAAAAACAGCGAAAATTTACTATTCTTCAACTAATTGCCGCTTTACTTTCAGTAATTATTTTGTCGTTAATCATCATCATTATCAGAAGAAAAAATAAAATTCAAAAAACCTTACTGCAACAAAAAAGTGAAATCAGCAAAGACTTGCACGACGACATTGGAAGCGGTTTAAGTAGCATCCTCATTCATGCCGATTTGCTAATGAAAAATGAAGAAACATCTGAAAAACAGAAAATATTGGCTTCGAAAATTAACCTGACCGGAAAAGAAATTTCACAACGATTAAACACATTTATTTGGTCATTAAATACTGAACAAAATACACTTCAACATTTTTCAGAGTATGTAAAATTGTATGGAGCAACGCTTTTTGATGAAACGCCAATTACATTTTCATTTAACACAACCGTTGAAGACAGTGAAACGATAAAAATGAACGGACAATTACGAAAGAACTTATTCTACGCAATTAAAGAAGTGCTAAATAATTCACTCAAGCATGCTCAAGCCACCAAAATTGATGTGAAGATGAAGTTGATTTCCTCTAAACAACTTCAAATAATCATTCAGGATAATGGAACCGGAATTAATAAAGAAAATGCATTTGGAAATGGATTGAAAAACATCCAAAACAGAGTAGAACAGATGAACGGAACTTTCTCAATGAAAACCCAAAACGGATTGCTTACCATCTTAACAATTCCCTTATAA
- a CDS encoding T9SS type A sorting domain-containing protein encodes MKKITLLLLFWGCSFYAQNINFTDLAFKNVLLSANAVTNFNIAKDLDGNPATIDTNNDGEIQVSEALEISYLNVLGTNAIQNIEGIHFFENLKTLLVQSQQINSVDLSENNLLETISFNYNFLTNLDVSSLVNLKNLNVQFNPLTSINLSNSSALLSIYCSDTQLTTLDLSQCSNLMELNCPNTPLTTIDLFGTKVTSLTAGGDNLETIFAKNGLPSTIQIFSSPNLKYLCIDENEMSPTTLNVFQNLHPNCVVNLYCSFVPGGTYYTIEGNVKLDTNLNGCDGTDVNLPNLKLDVFNGSTTGSFYSKANGEFFIPLQSGSYSVSPILENPSYFTFQPTIFTADFPENASPLNQSICLTPNGIHKDLEIVYMRLPRSIGTPGIPGYDVRYKIIYKNKGNQIQSGQVTLNYQDEVMNFTVANPIQTSVANGIISWNFTNFLPGETRTIFVTFLLNSPQDTPPLDADDQLSFDAEITDIQGIDDNNDDNFFNLSETVQSSMDPNDIACLEGDTVGPDQIGKYVHYLIQFENIGTAEAINVVIKNTIDATKFDVNSLIPLDSNYNFETRRKDNDYEFIFENINLPFDDENNDGYLVYKIKLRNNLIIGNTFTNQANIFFDFNFPIETNVASTTIQALSVNDFSSDNFSISPNPTSGNVNINGIDNLQFSVEIYDLTGKLMVKEKQQSQIDLSAFQNGIYFIKIRNNQTNTSVVKKIIKH; translated from the coding sequence ATGAAAAAAATTACTTTATTACTGCTATTTTGGGGTTGTTCATTTTATGCTCAAAATATCAATTTTACAGATCTTGCTTTTAAGAATGTTTTGCTTTCTGCCAATGCGGTAACTAACTTTAACATTGCAAAAGATCTCGACGGAAATCCCGCAACAATTGATACAAATAATGATGGAGAAATTCAAGTTTCTGAAGCGTTAGAAATATCCTATCTAAATGTTTTAGGAACAAATGCTATTCAAAATATTGAAGGAATTCACTTTTTTGAAAATTTAAAAACATTGCTTGTGCAAAGTCAACAAATTAATTCGGTTGATTTAAGTGAAAATAATTTACTCGAAACCATATCTTTTAATTACAATTTTTTAACCAATTTAGATGTTTCAAGTCTTGTTAATTTAAAAAATTTGAATGTTCAATTTAATCCGTTAACTAGTATTAATTTGAGTAATAGCAGTGCTTTGTTGAGCATATATTGTTCCGATACACAACTAACCACATTAGATTTGTCGCAATGTTCAAACTTAATGGAGTTGAATTGCCCGAATACGCCATTAACGACTATTGATTTATTTGGTACAAAAGTTACATCTTTAACCGCAGGAGGTGATAATCTCGAAACTATTTTTGCCAAAAATGGATTACCGTCTACCATCCAAATTTTCTCCAGTCCAAATTTAAAATATTTATGCATTGATGAAAATGAAATGTCGCCAACTACGTTGAATGTATTTCAAAACCTTCACCCTAATTGTGTAGTCAATTTATATTGCAGTTTTGTCCCCGGTGGAACCTATTATACCATCGAAGGAAATGTGAAATTAGATACAAATTTAAATGGATGTGATGGTACTGATGTTAATCTTCCCAACCTTAAACTGGATGTTTTTAACGGTTCTACAACCGGTTCGTTTTACAGCAAAGCGAATGGTGAATTTTTTATTCCGTTGCAATCGGGTTCATATAGTGTTTCGCCTATTTTGGAAAACCCAAGTTATTTTACATTTCAACCTACAATTTTCACAGCAGATTTTCCTGAGAATGCAAGTCCGCTAAATCAATCCATTTGTTTAACGCCAAACGGAATTCACAAAGATTTAGAAATTGTATATATGCGTTTGCCAAGAAGTATCGGCACGCCCGGAATTCCAGGCTATGATGTGCGATACAAAATCATCTATAAAAACAAAGGGAATCAAATTCAATCCGGCCAAGTAACACTGAATTATCAAGATGAAGTGATGAATTTCACAGTGGCCAATCCAATTCAAACTTCTGTAGCAAACGGAATAATTTCTTGGAATTTCACTAATTTTCTTCCGGGAGAAACGCGAACAATTTTTGTTACTTTCCTTTTGAATTCACCACAAGATACGCCGCCACTTGATGCAGATGATCAATTGAGTTTTGATGCAGAAATAACCGACATTCAAGGAATTGACGATAATAATGATGATAATTTTTTCAATTTATCAGAAACAGTTCAGTCTTCAATGGATCCAAACGATATTGCTTGTTTAGAAGGCGACACTGTTGGTCCAGACCAAATTGGAAAATACGTTCATTATCTCATACAATTTGAAAATATTGGAACTGCCGAAGCAATCAATGTAGTGATTAAAAATACGATTGATGCAACCAAATTTGATGTCAATTCATTGATTCCGTTAGACAGTAATTATAACTTTGAAACGAGAAGAAAAGATAATGATTACGAGTTTATTTTCGAAAATATTAATCTACCATTTGATGATGAAAACAATGATGGTTATTTGGTTTATAAAATAAAGTTGAGGAACAATTTAATAATTGGAAACACTTTTACAAATCAAGCAAATATCTTTTTTGATTTCAATTTTCCAATCGAAACGAATGTGGCATCAACTACCATTCAAGCACTTTCTGTTAACGATTTTAGTTCGGATAATTTCAGTATTTCTCCTAATCCAACATCCGGAAATGTAAACATAAACGGAATAGATAATTTGCAATTTTCAGTTGAAATTTATGATTTGACGGGTAAACTTATGGTGAAGGAAAAACAGCAATCTCAAATTGATTTGAGTGCTTTTCAAAACGGAATTTATTTCATAAAAATTCGAAACAATCAAACCAATACTTCAGTTGTAAAGAAAATTATAAAGCATTAG
- a CDS encoding GNAT family N-acetyltransferase, producing MNQHFRKATTTDAPQIWTILQNAILRRKADGSNQWQDGYPNPEIIQQDIEKGIGYVLTDGEIIVGYSAVLINDEPEYDNLQGEWLTNNDFVVFHRVAIAQEYIGQNLSKKMIEHIEAFALANNIHSLKADTNHDNFAMMSIFEKSGFVFCGIVHFRGSPRRAYEKVL from the coding sequence ATGAACCAACACTTCCGAAAAGCCACCACCACCGATGCTCCACAAATCTGGACCATCCTACAAAACGCCATTCTTCGACGAAAAGCCGACGGCAGCAACCAATGGCAAGACGGTTATCCCAACCCGGAAATCATCCAACAAGATATTGAAAAAGGAATTGGTTATGTGCTGACTGATGGCGAAATTATTGTAGGTTATTCTGCCGTTTTAATCAATGACGAACCGGAATATGATAATTTGCAGGGCGAATGGCTAACCAATAACGATTTTGTGGTTTTTCATCGTGTGGCGATTGCTCAGGAATACATCGGTCAAAACTTGTCTAAAAAAATGATTGAGCATATCGAAGCTTTTGCGTTAGCCAATAACATTCACAGCCTCAAAGCCGATACCAACCACGATAATTTTGCTATGATGAGTATCTTTGAAAAATCAGGTTTTGTGTTTTGTGGCATCGTGCATTTTAGAGGAAGTCCGAGACGTGCGTATGAGAAGGTGTTGTGA
- a CDS encoding cold-shock protein: MRTGTVKFFNESKGYGFITDEETGKDIFVHATGIKAEELREGDRVHYEEEEGRKGKVAAQVAVIE; the protein is encoded by the coding sequence ATGCGTACAGGTACAGTAAAATTTTTCAATGAGTCAAAAGGTTACGGATTCATCACAGATGAAGAAACCGGAAAAGACATCTTCGTTCACGCAACCGGAATCAAAGCTGAAGAGCTAAGAGAAGGTGACAGAGTTCACTACGAAGAAGAAGAAGGTAGAAAAGGTAAAGTAGCAGCTCAAGTAGCTGTGATCGAATAA
- a CDS encoding response regulator transcription factor, protein MKKRIGIVEDDRDLREALGMMIQFTDQYELAGSFENAELALKELPSLDVDAVLMDINLPGESGIICVNKLKNSCPNVLVLMCTSYEDDDKIFQSLEAGASGYILKTEGPAKIIGALDELFEGGSPMSSSIARKVVASFSKMESQNKLTETLTAREKEILDLLAKGQMNKEVAHQLEISNGTVRKHIQNIYEKLHVNTRVEAVNLYLKR, encoded by the coding sequence ATGAAAAAACGAATTGGCATAGTGGAAGACGACCGCGATTTGCGAGAAGCATTGGGTATGATGATTCAATTTACGGATCAATATGAATTAGCCGGAAGTTTCGAAAATGCTGAACTAGCCTTAAAAGAATTACCATCTTTGGATGTTGATGCCGTTTTGATGGATATCAATTTACCCGGAGAAAGCGGAATTATTTGTGTCAATAAATTGAAAAATTCCTGCCCGAATGTATTAGTTCTGATGTGTACTTCATACGAAGATGACGATAAAATTTTCCAAAGTTTAGAAGCCGGAGCAAGTGGTTATATTCTAAAAACCGAAGGTCCGGCAAAAATCATTGGAGCATTAGATGAATTGTTTGAAGGCGGAAGTCCAATGAGTAGCAGCATTGCCCGAAAAGTGGTGGCGAGTTTTTCTAAAATGGAATCGCAAAATAAATTAACCGAAACCCTTACAGCTAGAGAAAAGGAAATTTTAGATTTATTGGCAAAAGGGCAAATGAACAAAGAAGTGGCTCATCAATTGGAAATCAGTAATGGAACGGTTAGAAAACACATCCAAAATATTTATGAAAAATTACATGTCAACACGAGGGTAGAAGCGGTGAATTTATATTTGAAACGCTAA
- a CDS encoding LexA family protein, protein MTKTKLTFFTPDLDNPIELPFITAGIKAGFPSPAADFDENKISLDNVLVKNRETTFYAKASGTSMIGAGIDDGDIMVIDRSLEPKNNKVAVCLLDGEFTVKRIKITKEEVFLMPENKLFEPIKITDENQLVIWGIVTYVIKKMY, encoded by the coding sequence ATGACAAAAACGAAACTTACCTTTTTTACACCGGATTTAGATAATCCAATCGAACTTCCGTTTATTACAGCGGGAATTAAGGCTGGATTCCCTTCGCCGGCGGCAGATTTTGATGAAAATAAAATTAGTTTAGATAACGTTTTAGTCAAAAATCGAGAGACTACTTTTTATGCTAAAGCTTCTGGCACATCGATGATTGGGGCCGGCATTGACGATGGCGACATTATGGTGATTGACCGTAGTTTAGAACCTAAAAACAATAAAGTAGCCGTTTGTTTATTAGATGGTGAATTTACGGTGAAACGCATTAAAATAACTAAAGAAGAGGTGTTCTTAATGCCCGAAAACAAGCTTTTTGAACCCATCAAAATCACGGATGAAAACCAATTGGTGATTTGGGGAATTGTGACGTATGTGATTAAGAAAATGTACTAA
- a CDS encoding Y-family DNA polymerase, which produces MYALVDCNNFYASCERVFQPQLNGKPIVILSNNDGCIISRSDEAKALGIPMGAPEFKVRDELKQKNITVFSSNYALYGDLSSRVMAILGQFTPNIEVYSIDEAFLNFDGMTIPDYQQYGLEMKKRTMKWLSIPVSVGFAPTKALAKVANKIARKFPKETKGSYVIDTEEKRIKGLKWTKIEDVWGIGFRLNKKMKAQNIHTAYDFTLPHNEAFIKKEMGVVGNRLRLELLGQSVLELEEPKDRKNIAITRSFDGNITTFDEMKERVSTFATVCAEKLRKQNSCCYGVILYLRKDKYKVDKPKYNFYKMETLPFASNSSMTISALAVKMLKEIFEEGEIYKKAGVIVTQIIPQDQKQFHLFEEENPKHQKIMEVIDAFHKKTGERKIRLGNQDLQRTWKMKQNLLSPKYTTDIQDIFKVNCH; this is translated from the coding sequence ATGTATGCTTTAGTAGATTGTAACAATTTTTATGCTTCGTGCGAACGTGTTTTCCAACCTCAACTGAATGGAAAACCCATTGTTATTTTGTCTAACAACGACGGCTGCATTATCTCCCGAAGTGACGAAGCCAAAGCATTAGGCATCCCGATGGGAGCCCCGGAATTTAAAGTACGCGACGAACTCAAACAAAAAAACATTACCGTTTTTTCGTCCAATTATGCGTTGTATGGCGATTTGAGTAGTCGGGTGATGGCTATCTTAGGACAATTTACTCCCAATATTGAAGTTTATAGTATCGACGAAGCTTTTCTAAACTTTGACGGCATGACTATTCCGGATTATCAGCAATACGGTTTGGAAATGAAAAAGCGAACAATGAAATGGTTAAGCATTCCTGTTTCCGTTGGCTTTGCTCCTACCAAAGCATTGGCAAAAGTAGCCAATAAAATTGCCCGAAAATTTCCCAAAGAAACGAAAGGAAGTTATGTCATCGACACCGAAGAAAAACGCATCAAAGGATTAAAATGGACCAAAATTGAAGACGTTTGGGGCATCGGTTTTCGGTTAAACAAAAAAATGAAGGCACAAAATATTCATACCGCCTACGATTTTACTTTGCCACACAACGAAGCTTTTATCAAAAAAGAAATGGGCGTGGTGGGCAACCGATTGCGTTTGGAATTATTAGGTCAATCCGTCTTAGAACTCGAAGAACCCAAAGACCGAAAAAACATTGCCATCACCCGAAGTTTTGACGGCAATATCACCACGTTTGACGAAATGAAAGAACGGGTTTCTACTTTTGCTACCGTTTGTGCGGAGAAGCTTCGTAAACAAAATTCCTGTTGTTATGGTGTGATTTTATATTTGCGAAAAGACAAATACAAAGTCGATAAACCGAAGTATAATTTTTATAAGATGGAAACGTTGCCTTTTGCGAGTAATTCCAGCATGACCATCAGTGCATTGGCGGTTAAAATGCTGAAAGAAATCTTTGAAGAGGGCGAAATTTATAAAAAAGCGGGAGTGATTGTAACCCAAATTATTCCGCAAGACCAAAAGCAATTTCACTTGTTTGAAGAAGAAAATCCGAAACACCAAAAGATCATGGAAGTGATAGATGCCTTTCATAAAAAAACCGGTGAACGAAAAATTCGATTAGGTAATCAGGATTTGCAACGCACTTGGAAAATGAAACAGAATTTGCTTTCACCAAAATATACGACGGATATTCAGGATATTTTTAAAGTAAATTGTCATTAA